The following are from one region of the Polaribacter marinaquae genome:
- the porQ gene encoding type IX secretion system protein PorQ: MKVKFTLLLFLLFNIVGYSQIAGESVYQFLNVSTSARQIALGGEILNLENDINQPIWNPSVINNDLDRKLSVNYSSYISGINIGSISYAREINRRFGTLHGSIKYLDYGNLIGADENGNETGSFSAKDIAVSMGYSYNLPNSNFYFGSNIKFISSSISNFSSTGIAADIALLYKNLYKPYSFTLVIRNIGTQLSTFNGSREKLPLKVALGGSYKLEYVPLKWYATLDNLQKWNISESNPSNNTTDLEGNITEDNTGFIGNTLRHFVIGAELFPESLINVRLGYNFKRAAELKLQNARTFSGISFGFGVKMNRFKFNYAHSKFHTASNISTFSLEIDLDNNRY, translated from the coding sequence ATGAAAGTTAAATTCACTTTACTCTTATTTTTATTATTTAATATTGTAGGATATTCTCAAATAGCAGGTGAAAGTGTCTATCAATTTTTGAATGTTTCAACTTCAGCTAGACAAATAGCTTTAGGTGGTGAAATCTTAAACTTAGAAAATGATATAAATCAGCCAATTTGGAATCCTTCGGTAATTAATAATGATTTAGATCGAAAATTGTCTGTTAACTATTCTAGCTATATTAGTGGAATTAATATTGGTTCTATTTCTTATGCAAGAGAAATAAATAGAAGATTTGGTACTCTTCATGGAAGTATAAAATACCTAGATTATGGTAACTTAATTGGTGCAGATGAGAATGGAAATGAAACAGGTAGTTTTTCCGCAAAAGACATAGCTGTTTCTATGGGTTACTCTTACAATTTACCAAACTCTAATTTTTATTTTGGTTCTAATATAAAGTTTATATCTTCTAGTATTAGTAATTTTTCTTCTACAGGTATTGCTGCTGATATTGCTTTATTATACAAGAACTTATACAAGCCCTATTCTTTTACTTTAGTTATAAGAAATATAGGTACTCAATTAAGTACTTTTAATGGATCTAGAGAGAAGTTACCATTAAAGGTAGCTTTAGGAGGAAGTTACAAATTAGAGTATGTACCATTAAAGTGGTATGCAACTTTAGATAATTTACAAAAATGGAATATTTCGGAATCAAACCCATCAAATAATACGACAGATTTAGAAGGAAACATAACTGAAGATAATACTGGTTTTATAGGGAATACACTTAGGCATTTTGTAATAGGTGCTGAACTTTTTCCTGAAAGTTTGATTAATGTTAGATTAGGTTATAATTTTAAAAGAGCAGCTGAATTAAAATTACAAAATGCTAGAACTTTTAGTGGAATATCTTTTGGTTTTGGAGTGAAGATGAACAGATTTAAATTTAATTACGCACATTCTAAGTTTCATACTGCATCAAATATTAGCACGTTTAGTTTAGAAATTGATTTAGATAATAATAGATATTAA
- the cmk gene encoding (d)CMP kinase: protein MVNKITIAIDGFSSTGKSTIAKLIANKYNYIYVDTGAMYRAVTLYAIDNKLITSDFFNVEELINSLSKISLLFKFNKDLGFAEMYLNNINVEKEIRTLSVSKLVSKVAEISEVRKKLVAEQQQMGKDGGIVMDGRDIGTVVFPEADLKLFMTASADKRATRRYKELIDRGDKVNYDEILFNVQERDRIDSTREDSPLLKSDDAIEFDNSDMGINEQFERICTLIDSKLF from the coding sequence ATGGTAAATAAAATTACAATTGCAATTGATGGATTTTCATCAACAGGTAAAAGTACAATAGCTAAATTAATAGCTAATAAATATAATTATATTTATGTAGACACAGGTGCTATGTATAGAGCAGTTACTTTGTATGCAATAGACAACAAATTAATTACAAGTGATTTTTTTAATGTAGAAGAATTAATAAATTCATTATCTAAAATATCTTTATTATTTAAATTTAATAAAGATTTGGGTTTTGCAGAAATGTATTTAAATAACATAAATGTAGAAAAAGAGATAAGAACATTATCTGTTTCTAAATTGGTTAGTAAAGTAGCCGAAATTTCTGAAGTAAGAAAAAAATTAGTAGCAGAGCAGCAACAAATGGGAAAAGATGGAGGAATTGTTATGGATGGTAGAGATATTGGTACTGTAGTTTTTCCAGAAGCAGATTTAAAGTTATTTATGACTGCTTCTGCGGATAAAAGAGCAACTAGAAGATATAAAGAATTAATTGATAGAGGAGATAAAGTAAATTATGATGAAATTCTATTTAATGTTCAAGAACGAGATAGAATAGATTCTACTAGAGAAGATTCTCCTTTATTAAAATCTGATGATGCAATAGAATTTGATAATTCTGATATGGGAATAAATGAACAATTTGAGAGAATATGTACACTGATAGACAGTAAACTATTTTAA
- a CDS encoding 7-carboxy-7-deazaguanine synthase QueE, which translates to MDKNTKDLVNKGIMLPLMEEFYTIQGEGAHTGTAAYFIRVGGCDVGCHWCDVKESWNAELHPPTLADKIVDNVKKYAKTVVITGGEPLMWSMDYITDLLQNNNIKTHIETSGAYSFSGKWDWFCLSPKKTKLPLDECYPEADELKMIIHNKSDFDFAEQQAAKVSNKCQLFLQPEWSKKEKMTELIVDYVMKNPKWKISLQTHKYLNIP; encoded by the coding sequence ATGGATAAAAATACAAAAGATTTAGTAAACAAAGGTATAATGCTTCCTCTAATGGAAGAATTTTATACAATACAAGGTGAAGGCGCTCACACGGGTACAGCCGCATATTTTATAAGAGTTGGTGGTTGCGATGTAGGTTGCCATTGGTGCGATGTTAAAGAAAGTTGGAACGCAGAATTACACCCACCAACATTAGCAGATAAAATAGTAGACAATGTTAAAAAATACGCTAAAACAGTTGTAATTACTGGTGGTGAACCTTTAATGTGGTCTATGGATTATATTACTGATTTATTACAAAATAATAATATAAAAACACACATAGAAACCTCAGGTGCATATTCCTTTTCAGGAAAATGGGATTGGTTTTGTCTGTCTCCTAAAAAAACAAAATTACCTTTAGATGAGTGTTATCCTGAAGCAGATGAACTTAAAATGATTATTCATAACAAATCAGATTTTGATTTTGCAGAACAACAAGCTGCTAAAGTTTCAAATAAATGTCAGTTATTTTTACAACCAGAATGGAGTAAAAAAGAAAAAATGACTGAGTTAATAGTAGATTACGTAATGAAGAATCCGAAATGGAAAATTTCTCTTCAAACACACAAATACCTGAATATTCCATAA
- the rpsA gene encoding 30S ribosomal protein S1 has translation MSEETKNTEEQVAATEVQETATPAVDPKQFLADFNWHKYEQGIEAVDEDKLKAFETALEGTVGFVNERDVIEGTVIRITDRDAIIDINSKSEGVISLNEFRYNQGLSEGDKVEVLVDKREDSSGQLVLSHKKARVIKAWERVNNAHETGEVVNGFVKCRTRGGMIVDVFGIEAFLPGSQIDVKPIRDYDQYVEKTMEFKVVKINHEFKNVVVSHKALIEADIELQKKEIIGQLEKGQVLEGIVKNITSYGVFVDLGGVDGLVHITDLSWSRINHPNEVVELDQKLNVVILDFDDNKSRIQLGLKQLSAHPWEALDTDLKVGDKVTGEVVVIADYGAFVEVEQGVEGLIHVSEMSWSTHLRSAQDFVKVGDKVEAQVLTLDREDRKMSLGIKQLHPDPWTDITTKFPVGSTHTGTVRNYTNFGVFVELEEGIDGLVYISDLSWTKKIKHPSDFVTVGDKLEVQVLELDVENRKLNLGHKQTQDNPWDAHEATYAIGSTHEGTIKEKNDKGAVVTFADGVEGFAPTRFLEKEDGSKLGKGDTIEFVVLEFSKEYRRVVVSHTSIFREEEKRNVKAAVKKSADAEKTTLGDIGGLAALKKKMEAGNKK, from the coding sequence ATGTCTGAAGAAACAAAAAACACTGAAGAGCAGGTAGCTGCAACTGAAGTACAAGAAACAGCAACTCCTGCTGTAGATCCAAAACAATTTTTAGCTGATTTTAACTGGCACAAGTACGAACAAGGTATTGAAGCTGTAGATGAAGATAAATTAAAAGCATTTGAAACTGCTTTAGAAGGAACTGTTGGATTTGTAAATGAGCGTGATGTAATTGAAGGAACTGTAATTAGAATTACAGATAGAGATGCAATTATAGACATCAACTCTAAATCTGAAGGAGTTATCTCTTTAAATGAATTCCGTTACAACCAAGGTTTATCAGAAGGAGATAAAGTAGAAGTATTAGTTGACAAAAGAGAAGATTCTTCTGGTCAGTTAGTATTATCTCACAAAAAAGCAAGAGTAATTAAAGCATGGGAACGTGTAAACAATGCTCATGAAACTGGTGAAGTAGTTAACGGTTTTGTTAAGTGTAGAACTAGAGGTGGTATGATTGTAGATGTTTTCGGTATCGAAGCATTCTTACCAGGATCTCAAATTGATGTTAAGCCAATTAGAGATTACGATCAATACGTAGAGAAAACTATGGAATTCAAAGTTGTGAAAATCAACCACGAATTTAAAAACGTTGTTGTATCTCACAAAGCTCTTATTGAAGCTGATATTGAATTACAGAAAAAAGAAATCATTGGTCAGTTAGAAAAAGGACAAGTATTAGAAGGTATTGTTAAAAACATTACTTCTTATGGTGTATTTGTTGATTTAGGTGGTGTTGATGGTTTAGTACATATTACAGATTTATCTTGGTCTAGAATTAACCACCCGAATGAGGTTGTTGAATTAGATCAAAAATTAAACGTTGTAATTTTAGACTTTGATGATAACAAATCTAGAATCCAATTAGGATTAAAACAATTATCTGCGCATCCTTGGGAAGCTTTAGATACTGACTTAAAAGTTGGTGACAAAGTAACTGGAGAAGTTGTAGTAATTGCAGATTATGGTGCATTTGTAGAAGTAGAACAAGGAGTAGAAGGATTAATTCACGTTTCTGAAATGTCTTGGTCAACTCACTTACGTTCTGCACAAGACTTCGTAAAAGTTGGTGATAAAGTAGAAGCGCAAGTTTTAACTTTAGATAGAGAAGACAGAAAAATGTCTCTTGGTATCAAGCAATTACACCCAGATCCTTGGACAGATATTACAACTAAATTCCCAGTAGGTTCTACTCATACAGGTACTGTAAGAAACTATACTAACTTTGGTGTTTTCGTAGAATTAGAAGAAGGAATCGATGGTTTAGTATATATTTCTGACTTATCTTGGACTAAGAAAATTAAGCATCCATCAGACTTTGTTACTGTTGGAGACAAATTAGAAGTACAAGTATTAGAATTAGATGTAGAGAACAGAAAGTTAAACTTAGGTCATAAGCAAACTCAAGATAACCCTTGGGATGCTCACGAAGCTACGTATGCAATCGGTTCTACACACGAAGGAACAATCAAAGAAAAGAATGATAAAGGAGCAGTTGTAACTTTTGCTGATGGAGTAGAAGGTTTTGCACCAACAAGATTCTTAGAAAAAGAAGATGGTTCTAAATTAGGAAAAGGAGATACAATCGAATTTGTAGTTTTAGAATTTTCTAAAGAATACAGAAGAGTTGTAGTTTCTCATACTTCTATCTTTAGAGAAGAAGAAAAGAGAAATGTAAAAGCAGCAGTTAAAAAATCTGCAGACGCAGAAAAAACTACACTTGGAGACATAGGTGGTTTAGCAGCTCTTAAAAAGAAAATGGAAGCTGGTAACAAAAAGTAA
- the glmM gene encoding phosphoglucosamine mutase, with product MTLIKSISGIRGTIGGKTADNLTPIDAVKFASAYGAFIKNRNPNKDKITVVIGRDARISGKMISSLVANTLVGLGINVVDLGLSTTPTVEVAVPLENAEGGIILTASHNPKQWNALKLLNEKGEFLNGSEGEKILALAESEDFEFADVDDLGVYSKDASYLEKHIQEVLNLELVDVEAIKNANFKVVVDGVNSTGGIFIPALLKELNVECVELYCTPNGQFPHNPEPLKEHLTDISELVVKEKADFGIVVDPDVDRLALISEDGSMFGEEYTLVACADYVLGKLGGGNTVSNLSSSRALRDVTEKHGGTYTASAVGEVNVVIKMKETNTVIGGEGNGGIIYPASHYGRDSLVGVALFLSHLANNKMSCKELRDSYPSYFMSKNKIQLTPEINVDAILETMATTYKDEDVNTIDGVKIDFADEWIHLRKSNTEPIIRIYTEAKSQTAADNLAERFIKEIKAII from the coding sequence ATGACACTTATAAAATCAATATCAGGTATTAGAGGAACAATTGGTGGTAAAACTGCAGACAATTTAACCCCAATAGACGCAGTAAAATTTGCATCCGCTTACGGTGCTTTTATCAAAAACAGAAATCCTAATAAAGATAAAATAACTGTTGTAATTGGTAGAGATGCCCGTATTTCTGGAAAAATGATTTCTAGTTTGGTTGCAAATACTTTAGTTGGTTTAGGCATAAACGTTGTAGACTTAGGTTTATCTACTACACCAACAGTAGAAGTTGCTGTACCTTTAGAAAATGCAGAAGGTGGTATAATTTTAACAGCTTCACATAATCCGAAACAATGGAATGCCTTAAAATTATTAAATGAAAAAGGTGAGTTTTTAAATGGATCTGAAGGAGAAAAAATTTTAGCATTAGCAGAAAGTGAAGATTTTGAATTTGCAGATGTTGATGATTTAGGAGTGTATTCTAAAGATGCTTCTTATTTAGAAAAGCACATTCAAGAAGTTTTAAATTTAGAATTGGTAGATGTAGAGGCTATTAAAAATGCAAATTTTAAAGTTGTTGTAGATGGTGTTAATTCTACCGGAGGAATTTTTATACCTGCTTTATTAAAAGAGTTAAATGTAGAATGCGTAGAATTATATTGTACACCAAACGGACAATTTCCACACAATCCAGAACCTTTAAAAGAGCATTTAACAGACATTTCTGAACTGGTTGTTAAAGAAAAAGCAGATTTTGGTATTGTTGTAGATCCAGATGTAGATAGATTAGCTTTAATTTCTGAAGATGGTTCTATGTTCGGAGAAGAATATACTTTAGTAGCTTGTGCCGATTATGTTTTAGGAAAACTAGGTGGCGGTAATACAGTTTCTAACTTATCTTCTTCTAGAGCTTTAAGGGATGTTACAGAAAAACATGGCGGAACTTATACCGCATCTGCTGTTGGTGAAGTAAATGTTGTAATAAAAATGAAAGAAACTAACACTGTAATTGGTGGAGAAGGTAATGGAGGAATTATTTATCCGGCATCTCATTATGGTAGAGATTCTTTAGTTGGTGTTGCACTATTTTTAAGCCATTTAGCAAATAATAAAATGTCTTGTAAAGAATTAAGAGATTCTTATCCAAGTTATTTTATGAGTAAAAATAAAATTCAATTAACGCCAGAAATTAATGTTGATGCTATTTTAGAAACAATGGCAACAACTTATAAAGATGAAGATGTGAATACTATAGATGGTGTAAAAATAGATTTTGCTGATGAATGGATTCATTTAAGAAAATCTAATACAGAACCAATTATTAGAATTTATACAGAAGCTAAATCTCAAACAGCAGCAGATAATTTAGCAGAGAGATTTATAAAAGAAATTAAAGCAATTATTTAA
- a CDS encoding aminotransferase class V-fold PLP-dependent enzyme: MNLEAYFDKFRKNIVGINQKFESPYGLQNLIYTDWTASGRLYHPIEEKLLHKFGPFVANTHTETSTSGAAMTLAYHEARKIIKRHVNANENDVLITSGSGMTGVVNKFQRILGLKVSESLKNYTELPEEIRPIVFISHMEHHSNQTSWLETIADVEVVPCNNEGLVCLESFEKSIKKHEHRKIKIASITSCSNVTGIKTDYHKVAKLIHSYNGLCFVDFACCAPYVDINMHPESEDEYLDAVFFSPHKFLGGPGSSGVLIFNKSLYKNTIPDNPGGGTVSYTNPWGQHDYFDDVETREDGGTPAFLQTIRIALSIQLKEEMGTDKIKAREDEINKVVFKTLENLNGVKILAPNHKDRLSIFSFYFEKYHFNLVVKLLNDRFGIQTRGGCSCAGTYGHYLLNVDQETSNRIKDEILHGCNTQKPGWVRLSVHPTITNKELEFVCNSLKELSVNIEDWAKDYEYDSLKNDYSHKSVTPIEQNLVKEWFNL, encoded by the coding sequence ATGAATTTAGAAGCATATTTTGATAAGTTTAGAAAAAATATAGTTGGTATAAACCAAAAATTTGAATCTCCTTATGGTTTGCAAAATCTAATTTACACAGATTGGACGGCTAGCGGTAGATTATATCATCCTATAGAAGAAAAATTGTTACATAAGTTTGGACCATTTGTTGCAAATACACATACAGAAACTTCTACTTCTGGTGCAGCAATGACTTTAGCTTATCACGAAGCTAGAAAAATTATTAAACGTCATGTTAACGCAAATGAAAACGATGTTTTAATAACTTCGGGTTCTGGTATGACAGGAGTTGTAAATAAGTTTCAAAGAATTCTAGGACTAAAAGTTTCTGAAAGTTTAAAAAATTATACAGAATTACCAGAAGAAATAAGACCTATAGTTTTTATTTCTCATATGGAACATCATTCTAATCAAACCTCTTGGTTAGAAACTATTGCAGATGTAGAAGTTGTGCCTTGCAATAATGAAGGTTTAGTTTGTTTAGAAAGTTTTGAAAAAAGCATTAAAAAACACGAACACAGAAAAATTAAAATAGCTTCTATAACTTCTTGTTCTAATGTAACAGGTATAAAAACCGATTATCATAAAGTAGCAAAATTGATTCATAGTTATAATGGTTTATGTTTTGTAGATTTTGCTTGTTGTGCACCTTATGTAGATATAAACATGCATCCAGAATCAGAAGATGAATATTTAGATGCTGTTTTCTTTTCTCCTCATAAATTTTTAGGAGGACCAGGAAGTTCTGGCGTATTAATTTTTAATAAAAGTTTGTATAAGAACACAATACCTGATAATCCAGGTGGCGGAACGGTAAGTTATACAAATCCTTGGGGACAACATGATTATTTTGATGATGTAGAAACAAGAGAGGATGGCGGAACACCTGCTTTTTTGCAAACAATTAGAATCGCACTTTCAATTCAGTTGAAAGAAGAAATGGGAACTGATAAAATTAAAGCGAGAGAAGACGAAATTAATAAAGTTGTTTTTAAAACTTTAGAGAATTTAAACGGAGTAAAAATTTTAGCACCAAACCATAAGGACAGATTAAGTATTTTTTCTTTTTATTTCGAAAAATATCATTTTAATCTTGTGGTAAAGCTTTTAAATGATCGCTTTGGAATACAAACAAGAGGTGGATGTTCTTGTGCAGGAACTTATGGTCATTATTTGTTAAATGTTGACCAAGAAACTTCTAATAGAATTAAAGACGAAATTTTACATGGTTGTAATACTCAAAAACCAGGTTGGGTTCGTCTCTCTGTGCATCCAACAATAACAAATAAAGAATTAGAATTTGTTTGTAATTCTTTAAAAGAACTGTCTGTAAACATAGAAGATTGGGCTAAAGATTATGAATATGATAGCTTAAAGAATGATTATTCTCATAAATCTGTTACACCAATAGAACAAAACTTAGTTAAAGAGTGGTTTAACTTATAG
- a CDS encoding lysophospholipid acyltransferase family protein, with the protein MQFIVFAISYPLIWLLSKLPMRILYLKSDFFYFLIYYVIGYRKKVVLDNLQLAFPNKPLKELLIIRKKFFKHLMDLMMESVKAFSISEKEILKRYTYENPQLVNKFAKEGKSIALVGAHQANWEWSTSLPKVLNIDVLGAYTKLNNKYFEKKVRDSREKFGVIGYKTSDMVRGMQQRFSDKKQGAYILLSDQSPQPHKTYYWRDFFNIKVPVHTGAEMLAKKFDLVVINYVTKKVKRGYYKTEFQLITENAKDFENYQITDLYTELTEKNILNQPEFYLWSHKRFKHRDKVPAEFL; encoded by the coding sequence ATGCAATTTATTGTCTTTGCCATTAGTTATCCATTAATTTGGTTGCTTTCTAAGTTACCAATGAGAATCTTATATTTAAAATCAGATTTTTTCTATTTTCTAATTTATTATGTAATTGGATATCGAAAAAAAGTAGTTTTAGATAATTTACAATTAGCTTTTCCTAACAAACCTTTAAAAGAACTTTTAATTATCAGAAAAAAATTCTTTAAACATTTAATGGATTTGATGATGGAAAGCGTAAAAGCTTTTTCTATTTCTGAAAAAGAAATTTTGAAAAGATATACTTATGAAAATCCACAATTGGTAAATAAATTTGCTAAAGAAGGAAAAAGCATCGCATTGGTTGGGGCTCATCAAGCCAATTGGGAATGGTCTACAAGTTTACCTAAAGTTTTAAATATTGATGTTTTGGGTGCGTACACAAAACTTAATAATAAGTACTTCGAAAAAAAAGTTAGAGATTCAAGAGAAAAGTTTGGAGTTATTGGATATAAAACTTCTGATATGGTTAGAGGTATGCAACAAAGGTTTTCTGATAAAAAACAAGGTGCATATATTTTATTAAGCGATCAATCTCCACAACCACATAAAACTTATTATTGGAGAGATTTTTTTAATATAAAAGTTCCGGTGCATACGGGTGCAGAAATGCTTGCAAAAAAGTTTGATTTAGTAGTGATCAATTATGTAACTAAAAAAGTTAAAAGAGGTTATTATAAAACTGAATTTCAACTGATAACTGAAAATGCTAAAGACTTTGAAAATTATCAAATTACAGATTTATATACCGAATTGACAGAAAAAAATATTTTAAATCAACCAGAATTCTATCTTTGGTCTCACAAAAGATTTAAGCATAGAGATAAAGTTCCGGCTGAATTTTTATAG
- a CDS encoding rhomboid family intramembrane serine protease, which produces MIENINKAILLLMIANVLISMKGFKEYSFLDKYKFQVSRILSGEKIRMLTSGFLHVDWLHLGLNMYALYLFGDIVTQRTSTSNFLIIYFGSLLAGSLYSFKEHKKEPYYSAVGASGAVSGTIFSAILLNPGMKLYLLFIPIPIPGYIFGIGYILYSIYGLKNQVGNVGHSAHLGGAIGGFILTIILNSYLFTYNLATIILLAVPIIFLLVFGDKLPKK; this is translated from the coding sequence ATGATAGAAAATATAAATAAGGCAATATTATTATTAATGATTGCTAATGTATTAATTTCGATGAAGGGTTTTAAAGAGTATTCATTTCTCGATAAATACAAGTTTCAGGTTAGTAGAATTTTATCAGGAGAGAAAATTAGAATGTTAACTTCTGGCTTTTTACATGTAGATTGGTTGCATTTAGGTTTAAATATGTATGCTTTGTATCTTTTTGGAGATATTGTAACGCAACGTACAAGTACTAGTAATTTCTTAATTATTTATTTTGGAAGCTTGTTAGCTGGAAGTTTATATTCATTTAAAGAGCATAAAAAAGAACCTTATTATAGTGCTGTTGGAGCATCTGGAGCAGTTTCTGGAACTATTTTTTCAGCTATTTTATTAAATCCAGGTATGAAACTATATCTTTTGTTTATACCAATTCCAATTCCAGGATATATTTTTGGAATTGGTTACATATTATATTCTATTTATGGTTTGAAAAATCAAGTTGGTAATGTTGGTCATTCTGCGCATTTAGGAGGAGCAATAGGAGGGTTTATTCTTACAATCATTCTAAATTCCTATTTATTTACATATAACTTAGCTACCATTATATTGTTAGCAGTACCAATAATATTTTTATTAGTTTTTGGAGATAAACTGCCAAAAAAATAA
- a CDS encoding response regulator, giving the protein MKHPQKNMLIVEDNPLIGEKILNASKRVLPFKNIRLTPTLHEAISYLKETDVDIVTLDLSLPDGNGIELLKWFKENNKLPKVYVSSTSRELKRTCLRYGAQDFFDKSSDFEKLINTISNTLPID; this is encoded by the coding sequence TTGAAACATCCACAAAAAAACATGCTAATTGTAGAAGATAACCCTTTAATTGGAGAAAAAATTCTTAATGCAAGTAAGAGAGTTCTGCCTTTTAAAAATATACGATTAACGCCAACTCTACATGAAGCAATTTCTTATTTGAAAGAAACTGATGTTGATATTGTAACCTTAGATTTAAGCTTACCAGATGGCAATGGAATTGAACTACTAAAATGGTTTAAAGAAAATAATAAGCTACCTAAAGTATACGTTTCTTCTACAAGCCGAGAATTAAAAAGAACTTGTTTAAGATACGGAGCTCAAGATTTCTTTGATAAATCTAGTGATTTTGAGAAACTAATTAATACAATATCTAATACTTTACCAATTGACTAA
- a CDS encoding response regulator transcription factor, whose protein sequence is MIANDQIKIVLVDDHKLLRDGLRNIIEQKSNMKIIGEASDGREAISVCSKLLPDVLVIDVAMANLNGIEAAKQIHKTCPDIKIIGLSMHSSKQFIQGMFKAGAYGYLLKDGDSNELITAINTVVQDIKYLSKDINQEFLSIIKQGNTIENTLLSSREKEVLQLITEGKSSKEIGEILFLSSKTVDVHRNNIMKKIDLYTIPELTKYAIKKGFTSLEM, encoded by the coding sequence ATGATAGCCAACGACCAAATAAAAATAGTTTTAGTAGACGATCACAAACTTCTTAGAGATGGTTTAAGAAATATAATAGAACAAAAGTCTAATATGAAAATTATTGGAGAAGCATCTGACGGAAGAGAAGCTATTAGTGTTTGCTCTAAATTATTGCCAGATGTTTTGGTTATAGATGTAGCTATGGCAAATTTAAATGGTATCGAAGCTGCAAAACAGATTCATAAAACATGTCCTGACATTAAAATTATCGGTCTTTCTATGCATTCTAGTAAACAATTTATACAAGGAATGTTTAAAGCTGGTGCCTATGGATATTTATTAAAAGATGGTGATTCTAACGAATTAATTACTGCTATAAATACTGTTGTACAAGATATAAAATACTTATCTAAGGATATTAATCAAGAATTTTTATCGATAATTAAACAAGGAAATACCATAGAAAACACTCTTTTAAGTTCAAGAGAGAAAGAAGTTTTACAATTAATTACAGAAGGAAAATCTTCTAAAGAAATTGGAGAAATTTTATTTTTAAGCTCTAAAACTGTTGATGTACATAGAAATAATATCATGAAAAAAATTGATTTATATACAATACCAGAATTAACTAAATATGCAATAAAAAAAGGATTTACCTCTTTAGAAATGTAA
- a CDS encoding PAS domain S-box protein, with protein MYRLLANNTSDLICLQEPDGTFKYISPSIENLLGYKQSDFIGKKILSIVHKDDLDSLFEAIDEVNKNLKTEAHPFRAKHKNGDYIWLEFLSTPIYENDRISYFVTTARDITQWMLANIEINEYQSSLQKLTTELTLIEEKQKKEIASNIHDHLSQSLVISKMKINELKGNSKLEEIFEDLDFIETHIVDALENSRKITFELSPPALYQLGIIDTLYWLFENIENTYKIKCEIITNLDFVELDEASSILLYRSIQEVANNALKYAQASIITLEINKTNLGFWFVIKDNGVGFNTSKLKNLKNYSGSGFGLFTVQERIANINGVFSITSEKNLGTTVNFFIPLTI; from the coding sequence ATGTATCGTTTACTTGCTAATAACACTAGTGATTTAATTTGTTTACAAGAACCAGACGGAACATTTAAGTACATTAGTCCATCAATAGAAAACCTTTTAGGCTATAAACAATCAGATTTTATTGGTAAAAAAATTCTTTCGATAGTACATAAAGATGATTTAGATAGTTTATTTGAGGCTATAGATGAAGTTAATAAAAATTTAAAAACAGAGGCGCACCCTTTTAGAGCAAAACATAAAAATGGAGACTATATTTGGTTAGAGTTTTTGTCGACTCCTATTTACGAGAATGATAGAATTAGTTACTTTGTAACAACAGCAAGAGACATTACACAATGGATGTTAGCAAATATAGAGATTAATGAGTATCAATCTTCCTTACAAAAACTAACCACCGAGTTAACTTTAATTGAAGAAAAACAGAAAAAAGAAATTGCATCTAATATTCATGATCATTTAAGTCAATCTTTAGTGATTTCTAAAATGAAAATTAACGAACTTAAAGGAAATAGTAAATTAGAAGAAATTTTTGAAGATCTAGATTTTATAGAAACTCATATTGTTGATGCATTAGAAAATAGTAGAAAAATAACTTTCGAATTATCACCACCTGCACTCTATCAATTAGGCATAATAGATACTTTATATTGGTTGTTTGAAAACATAGAAAACACTTATAAAATAAAATGCGAAATAATTACCAATTTAGACTTTGTTGAGCTAGATGAGGCTTCTTCAATTTTGTTATATAGAAGTATACAAGAAGTTGCAAATAATGCGCTAAAATATGCTCAAGCATCTATAATAACATTAGAAATTAATAAAACTAATTTAGGTTTTTGGTTTGTTATTAAAGATAACGGTGTTGGTTTTAATACTAGTAAATTAAAAAACTTAAAAAACTATTCAGGTTCTGGTTTCGGTTTATTTACCGTACAAGAAAGAATTGCCAATATTAATGGAGTTTTTAGTATAACTTCAGAAAAAAACTTAGGAACAACTGTTAATTTTTTTATACCTTTAACTATATGA